TGCATAAACTTCCCCATGATTCGCACCTGAACCAGCAGAAAGTCTTCATAGAATTTGTTAATACGAAAATTTACCAAAGGATGAAATCAAAGAAATCATTGTCGGGGCATTGATGTGATAGTACTGCAAATAAGGCAGCCAAGTGTCAACAAATAAATAGTAAAAAAACAAGGTTGTGTCTGGGGTGTCTTTCCAAGAAAAACAACGAAGTTAGCAGGCATGTATACACTTGACTCAGAACAGATCCGAATGCAAATAGCCAGATAGCCTAAGTTAGGGTTCAGTTGCTGTTTTGAACAGCAGGAAGGGAGGAGAAAAGGTGTGCATACCTGGTGGAGATGCTCCTCGCCAGCGAAGGACCAGGCGAGGACCTGTTGAAGTTACTGGCGAAGACCTCGGCACCTGAGTTAGGGCGGCGGCGGTCGCCCAATTGCCGCACAAGAGAGCGCGCGGTAAGCGGCTGAATAGAACTACCAGGCTGTTTGCTGAAGGGAAGCCTATCCAAACTCCAAACAAACCTCGTTAGTTACGGAGAAAAAAATATTTTATTCCTTCTAATTATATATTGTTAATAAAAAGAATAATTAGTTTTTTCAGTCTAATACTCTTTCTGTTCTTTTCTATATATCACGATTTAATTTAAAATTAACTATCGGACGATAAATATTTGAGAACGGGTATAATATATGGCAAAAAATATAGAAAGATTTTTTCTCAAACACGTTATATATCATTATATTTAAGAGAGGACCGAACCTTATAAATCTTTTAAAAAAAGAGTTAGCAACCATACAACACAAGTGCAAATAAAAAGAGAGTGGCAACCGGAACAAGCAGCTCAGATAAGATGTTCAAACTCAGTTTCGTCTACTCATTCCCTCTAAACGACTCTCAATAAATAAGTATACATCACCACTCTACAATAAATTTATCCATGTTGAACTACCCGTACTTAACtctcttagagcatctccaagagactagctaaatagcttattaagctaaattttagctaatTAATAGCAAAATAGTTCTCCAACAGGATAGCCATTTAACTTGACAAGCTATCCGGCTCTCTAAATTGACTCTCACTAGCCAAGTTAACTTGCATTTTGGAGAGTCTGTTGAAATTAGATGTTATATTTAGAGTTTAATCTTTATAGAGTGACAAATAAAGAGTCAAATAGAGAGTttttttggagatgctcttatagtACTATTATAGAAAAATAAAGATTCTATCATTGTTCAACAATTTCTTGACACCTAAACCTAGTCGATTCTTTATATTCGTGTCCATCCTTTAAAAATCGATGATTAATCTCCATCAATATGGGCACAAATATCATGCAAATCCAATCAATTTTACTTATTATGATCTAACTTATGTCTTGGTTATAATATTTTTTTGTTGGTGTTAATCTCTGAGATCCAACCAGATGCGTGCACATCCAACCGGCTCGGCTCCTAAAGACTAATTTATCCACGTGTGCTTGTTACCTGCAGAGTGCAGATGGTGTTAGCAAAACAGAATGAGGTCGACAGCATAAACACGAGAACGAGATCAAATGTGCGTTTGACATGATTCCACGCTATTTAAAATCATGTAACCTTACAATGCCTCTACCTAAATACAAGACCAACCACAGTTAAAAAAAAATGCAATCCCTATACTACAAATTGAAGGCGTACGTAATATTCCACGCTTCTAGCTAAAAAAAATCATGAGCCGTTCTCCAGGTACTTCAACCCGTTCTGCTCTCTTGGGCCCACATCATCTTTCGACCGTAGTGGAGTGGAGGCAACGTTCTTGAGTACTGCAGCATACAGGTCGAATTCGGCCTTGTACTTGCGGCAGCTAGCCTCGATCCACTTCTCCGCGAGGCTTGTGGAGACGCTATCTTGGCTGTCCCTCTCGTGCTCTTCAACCGCAGGCCTTATCTCGTCGTACAGGGCATCGATTTCAGAAACGGCCTGGTTCTTCACTTCCTGGCGAGATCAGATGGATCATTACATGGTGCATGCGTCTTAAACTTCACATTGTTCGCCACTACTACACTGTTTTAAGAGAAGGGAGTTCTGATCATAGTCATAGCAGACCATTACCTCACAGTACAGTATTTCTTCGCACGCCACAGACGATGTAAGCCGGTCGCAGATATCTGGGATGTCCAGCTGCTTGTGCACAACGCGTTTCGGTTTCCTGCCACGGCGTTTCGGCGCGGGCTTCACAGGGACCAACGCTGAATGGTTGCTGTTGTTCTGAGGTCCAGTTTGGTTCGCGTGATTTGCAGCTTTGGGCGCTGAATTCTGAGAAGCGTCGTGAGTGTCCTGTGCGCTGTATCCAGTTGACCCATTCTCGACTAGACGAGCTACCATTGGCATGGCGTTCGATGGCGTGAACTCATTTGAGCTTACAGTCAATGGTTCAACGTTCATTGGTGCTAATCCATTTGAGCTTGTCAGTTCGTCGACGATAATTGGCGCAAATTCATTTGTTCCAGTGTTTCCAGGATTTTCGGTACTCTGTACTCTGCTGATGTTGCTGTATTGGGTAACCATGCCATCACTTGATACGAGGATTTCCTTGTTAATGCTTGTAGGTTCGTCATCAGCAGAATCGTAAAGAGGGATATTCTCAACAGAAAACCTGCACAGATCAACAGAAGTTGCTGTATAATTGGTACTCAAAATCGCTGCATCCATTAAAAAATCATGCATCAAATATTTTACTAGTCAGGATAAGTAGATCTGGAAACCAGAGCAAGCATAATTTTCGCTAAATAGTACTATATCCATTTCAAATTGTAAGTTGTTTAGCTTTTCTAGACAACCTATATCTAGGTGCGTAACAAAAGCTATGTATCTAGAAAAGTCAGGACATTTCTTTCCTCTCTTTGACATGTATTAATATTGGTTAAAATATGTGAAGTACTGCATGTGCCATTTAATAAGTTTTCAGTCTTTCTTCCAGTTAATCTTAACAGTCAAAGAAAATATGTTGGTAAACAAAATTATTTGCCTACTAGAAACAAGCACATAAAACTTCCCCAGAGATAATCCAAGTGAACCTAAGTTTAGAAACTGAGAAACTGACTGAGGTAAAACCAAAGGTTCTCATCGGTCCATGTCAAATATATTTTGAAAAGAACAAACTGAACATTGTTATATTGTACAGAGACTAACATAAGGTCAAACAAGTGCAACCAACCTGTCATCATCATCTTCCCACAGGTACGTGGCCTCCTGCAACATACCAATCAATAAAGCTACATTAGGAACATAATGAACATATCAAATATCAACTTACAAGGAAATGCAAAAATGACCAGATAATGATGCAGAATGTCAATCTTCCAAGCAATAAGTAGATAGCATGAAGGCTCAAAACGTTATGTCAGCAAATAAGCAAATGCAGAAAACCAGAGTGCAATCAGTCATTCCAATGTCTGACAAATAGGATTGACATATAACAACTAAAAGGTAGCGGTGATTCCTTCTGTCGAACACTACTGTCAAGTGTCAAGCATGAAATAGGAAGTCACATGCACAACATAAATTTGTTCACCCACCTGGAAACCACGTGATTTAGCCCCAAGAAACCCAGAACAGCTGGCGGCTCCACAGAGGCACCGCACCATCACACCACCATACCACTCAAAATTGTAGTCATAGGATAATTCCGTGCCAAAAGGAATGTTTTGCTTAGCAAAAATTCCAACTCTTACTTCCCCAAGGACATTCCATTTCCTTGTCTCACAATTCGGTTGGCTGTATGCTTCAATAGTGAACTATTAGACTTAATTACTTACAAGTCAATGACAGAAAAAATCAATGATCAAATCACACACATAAGAAGCAAGATGAAATTCAAGTATGCTGTGCCTTTAATACAAACTTACCATGAATGGTTGATGAATCTCGCAAGGTTCCCTTTTCTTGTTGCATCAATTGACTCATCAGCATTGAGGTAAATGATATAGGCATCCTTTAAACCTGCAGTTACAGAAGCTAGATGTTATAGCTAGCTAAAAAAGTGCCAGTTTGCCACAATTCAAATATGAGAAGCGAGAGAATATCTGCAGACACTGGGTTTCATAAGCTTGAGCTCTCCGTTTGGCTTCCTTCCATGATATTACTTCTCCACAATATTCGATAACAAATTGACCAGCCTAAAATCATTTTTAGTTCCAAGTTACTTAGTCACTTCAATAAATTAGATGATATAAGAAAAAAAAACACCAACATAATTCATTCACCATAATATTCTCATCAGCCACAAGGCCCCATCCACGCCCTCCAGTTCTTACAAGTCTTGTCCTGGCATATTGACATTTTTGGAACCGCTATCAAAAGAGATTAAGTGTCAGCATAATTGCTATTAAACTGTAACGTAAAGAATAAGCAACATGCAAGACTTAGGGTctctttggttgggctgtggcagtGAAAAAAGCTGTTGTGGGTTGTGATCTGTGAAAAAAGCTGATGTGGACAGTGAAGTGCTAAAAAGCTAAAACCGTTTAGTGAAAACCACTAAAAAGCTAAAAAATATTCCACATATATTTTTacagttccatccaaaagccgctaaaagcaggtctagaggtgctttcagttttacactgcgagaaagtcggcttttaaaaAAAGCTGCTTTCTAGATCCAGCTTTTTGGTttagcttttggcttttaggggcaaAAACCAAAAGCTAAACCTAACACACCTTAGATTCTGATTtctttttaggccttgttcggttagctctcaatccatgtggattgagtgggattgggtgggtttaaatcccaagcaagtcaaagttcttctaaatattttccaatcccatccaatccatgtataATGGGAATAACCAAACAAGGCCTTAAGGATTATTCATACCAACCCATTCCCTCCTAAGCATGTGGATTTGGAGAGGGAAACTAATTTCCCCTCTCAATGTCTCCCAATCCACTCCAATACACATGAAGAACAGGTTTATCCGAGTACTGAGGGAAAAAATGAACAATAATGTCATATATAACATTGaaggctgatttggtgaccagggatcacggaaggattgaaagggattcagggggaaattagttcaattccccctcaatcccctccaaccccccgtgatccccttgtcaccaaatcaaccctgaCAGAGTTACTAGAAAACTTCAATTGCTCCATCATGCTAATACATGCCGTTGTGGGCTCCATTAGGCAGCAATACACTAGGAAGAAGGGCACGGCTGCCTCTAGTGGCTAGAACCAGTTCAGTTGGTTGCATTAGGCTCTGTCATTTGGATTAGTTAGCTAAAGAATAGGATCTGGAGAAATAATAGGAAAAGATTAGTGCCTCAGCCACACAGGTGGGAGATATAACCATCGGTGTGGCTGGGCATGAGGGGTTAAGCAGAAGTAGAGTCAGCCGATCATACCCAGGGAGGGTGATCTCCTCTGCCGCTGCTATTCCAATCAGGTTAGCCACTGTAATTTCCCTTCCAATCATCAATAAAGTGCCCAGGTTCCTAGCCATATAATATGCATGGATCAATACTAGGGGCCTGTTTGGATGGTGGATTTTAAAAAGCTTCCTGGGCCAAGCAGACTCCCAAGTGTCTGGTTTTTTGGATGCCTAGAACCACAATTGTTGCTTGGCTAGGCAATGCCTGCAAGAAATCAATCTGACCAAGCCCTAGATGCAGCACATGACCACAAACAGAAACCGCCATACCCTAGCATTCCAATTTAGCACCCTATTTGGATTTTGAATACCTAGAACTGGGCCTTGAGTTTTGAAACTAGAATTGGGTTACCAAAATCTGGGTGTTTTGATGCCACACGAATTGGTACTGATAGTACGGAACTGAATCCCCAAGGGTTTGGGGCATATTTCAGAAGTCCAAAGATTGAATGTGACATTTGAAGTTAGTGAATTAGAAGGGCAAAATGCATATCATGTTAGTTTAGAATCAAGTCACATAAGTTTGACttgctactacattattctaccaACAATCAGAATATAACATTAGGCAAATTTGGTTATGTAGCACCCAAAGAAAAGATACTGGTTTTAGAAAAGCTCGCACTGAAAGAGTTTGGTACAGTTTAATAGCACCGAAACAACAAAAGGCTAAGCTTTTTAGCACTTTGCTAACTTCTGTTAGCATTCTCACTGCTATTTTTTTCATTTTCACATTTCAGCCTGCAACAAGAAACACCACAATTGTCCCATGCCTTAAACTGTATGTATGGAGGTCCAATCTGATCTGCACTTTTTCTTCTCACCCTCTCTGACTCAACGCACCTCAGCTGAGTGACCCGAGGTCCCAAGCAGCAGCCTCTGGTGAACCCTACTGTCCTGGTGACCTGTTGCTCCTCTTCTCCGAGTGCCTAGTGACGCATTCATAGTCTTCTGCTAGGTCACAGTGGCCTGCAGCTGGTGCCTGCACCCTCCACCCTGACAAGATCAGGGAGGGTTGTTCCCTGTGGCATGTAGTTGTTACCCACCTCCCTTGCCCAGGCGATCTCCTCGTCTTGGAAAACCAGCCAGCGGTAAGGAATCCCCTTCAGTTTTATTTGACTTGGTGGTGAACCCTAAAGTTTGGGGGAAATCAAGATTTCAACCCCTAAAATTGGTTGTTTTGTTTGCAATTGAGTATCAAAGCAAAAAAGATAGAATAAATTCATGGACCTCGTAGATTTCCCATGGGGTAAGATCATGACTCTACGTCTCTAGCCTATCTTTCCAACCTAACTATGTTTAGCTCTGTGCAAGATGTGCTTGCTATTTACTGTATACAGCCTGTGTGGATCACTTattcaattggactaactagtggcTAAAATAGTCCTAGTCCATTCAAACAAGCAAACTAATAGGTGGACTAATTTCTAGTCTAGACCCCAAGTAACAATTAGAACATTAGGTGGGCAAACCCAGCCAATGGAACTAATAGGTGTCCATGGAACTTTTAGTTGGGGATTCAAACACAACAAAAATATTTTTTAGCTAGCTTAACTTTAGCTCAATAATTTTTAGGTTGAACTAACAACTAGTCCTAGTTCATCCCAACAAGCCATAAACCATCTGTTCCAGGGTGAACCCAATGACAGTGTAGATTTGAGAAGATAGTGAGCGTGTATGCATAACTGCGCATGTCGACATGCCCATAATTGTATAAGGGACAATTGCAAGGGTAAAACAATAAACCAGGTGTGGACTTAAAGGAGTAACGAAGTAAAGGAAGATGACTGCAATAGATGGAGAAGTTCACAGAATGCTAAAAGGCCAAAGGTTGAAAACTTCTGGTGATATTGAAGTGTACCAGACTGTTATTTATCTAAAACAAAGATCTTTCGGTGCCATGGACCAATTTCGCCCTATCCATTCATTAAGGCGCCCTATGTTGAAACCATATACTTTCCCTTCGCAGTGCCGGGTAAGGAAAATTGAATCATCAATGATACAGAACAAAATTACAAAACTAATTCATCAGGCATCAGATAATTTCGAACTATGGCCCTAATACCAAAATAGCAAGGTCCTACCTGATTCTTGCAGTACACACCACAACGGCAATAGCCAGGCGTGCATTCTGTGTTAGTCA
This portion of the Zea mays cultivar B73 chromosome 2, Zm-B73-REFERENCE-NAM-5.0, whole genome shotgun sequence genome encodes:
- the LOC542678 gene encoding SET domain-containing protein SET102; amino-acid sequence: MLMEEECVEAPSYIHIDSNAFSYRKHKSQTEEDIAVCECQYDILDPESPCGDRCLNLLTNTECTPGYCRCGVYCKNQRFQKCQYARTRLVRTGGRGWGLVADENIMAGQFVIEYCGEVISWKEAKRRAQAYETQCLKDAYIIYLNADESIDATRKGNLARFINHSCQPNCETRKWNVLGEVRVGIFAKQNIPFGTELSYDYNFEWYGGVMVRCLCGAASCSGFLGAKSRGFQEATYLWEDDDDRFSVENIPLYDSADDEPTSINKEILVSSDGMVTQYSNISRVQSTENPGNTGTNEFAPIIVDELTSSNGLAPMNVEPLTVSSNEFTPSNAMPMVARLVENGSTGYSAQDTHDASQNSAPKAANHANQTGPQNNSNHSALVPVKPAPKRRGRKPKRVVHKQLDIPDICDRLTSSVACEEILYCEEVKNQAVSEIDALYDEIRPAVEEHERDSQDSVSTSLAEKWIEASCRKYKAEFDLYAAVLKNVASTPLRSKDDVGPREQNGLKYLENGS
- the LOC542678 gene encoding SET domain-containing protein SET102 isoform X1 is translated as MHKSQTEEDIAVCECQYDILDPESPCGDRCLNLLTNTECTPGYCRCGVYCKNQRFQKCQYARTRLVRTGGRGWGLVADENIMAGQFVIEYCGEVISWKEAKRRAQAYETQCLKDAYIIYLNADESIDATRKGNLARFINHSCQPNCETRKWNVLGEVRVGIFAKQNIPFGTELSYDYNFEWYGGVMVRCLCGAASCSGFLGAKSRGFQEATYLWEDDDDRFSVENIPLYDSADDEPTSINKEILVSSDGMVTQYSNISRVQSTENPGNTGTNEFAPIIVDELTSSNGLAPMNVEPLTVSSNEFTPSNAMPMVARLVENGSTGYSAQDTHDASQNSAPKAANHANQTGPQNNSNHSALVPVKPAPKRRGRKPKRVVHKQLDIPDICDRLTSSVACEEILYCEEVKNQAVSEIDALYDEIRPAVEEHERDSQDSVSTSLAEKWIEASCRKYKAEFDLYAAVLKNVASTPLRSKDDVGPREQNGLKYLENGS